A DNA window from Ficedula albicollis isolate OC2 chromosome 1, FicAlb1.5, whole genome shotgun sequence contains the following coding sequences:
- the ATP6AP2 gene encoding renin receptor encodes MLAAACVAGVCGGEFSILRSPQSVVFRDGNWPIPGERIPDVAALTMGFSVQEDLPWPGLGVGDLFHRPQATVLVTVKGVDKLPVKGFSYPIENAVPFSLDNVANAIHTLFSEETPVVLQLAPSEERVYMVGKANAVFEDLSVTLRQLRNRLFQDSSILSSLPLNSLSRNNEVDLLFLSELQVLHDIASLLSRHKHLAKDHSPDLYSLELSGLEEVGKRYGEDSQQFKDASQILVDSLQKFADEMFNLYGGNAVVEVVAVKEFNSPLSRKTRSILQASQSQKENPYNLAYPYNYDYSVIFNIILWMMIGLALAVIVISYNLWNMDPGYDSIIYRMTNQKIRMD; translated from the exons GTGTGTGTGGTGGTGAATTCAGTATCCTACGATCACCTCAGTCAGTTGTTTTCCGAGATGGAAATTGGCCCATTCCGGGCGAGCGGATCCCAGATGTTGCTGCATTGACCATGGGCTTTTCTGTTCAAGAA GACCTCccctggcctgggctgggcGTGGGTGATCTGTTTCACAGGCCACAAGCCActgtgctggtgacagtgaAGGGCGTGGACAAGCTGCCTGTGAAAGGGTTTTCTTACCCCATTGAGAAT GCTGTTCCTTTCAGTCTGGACAATGTTGCAAATGCCATCCATACTCTGTTCTCTGAGGAGACGCCTGTGGTGTTGCAGCTGGCCCCCAGTGAGGAA AGGGTGTACATGGTGGGCAAGGCCAACGCTGTGTTTGAGGATCTCTCTGTCACCCTGCGCCAGCTGCGGAACCGCCTGTTCCAGGACagctccatcctcagctccctccctctCAACTCCCTCAGCAGGAACAACGAG GTTGACTTGCTTTTTCTGTCAGAACTTCAAGTCCTACATGATATTGCAAGCCTG CTGTCTCGACACAAGCACTTAGCCAAAGACCACTCTCCAGACCTTTATTCCCTGGAACTGTCTGGTTTGGAAGAGGTTGGAAAACGGTATGGGGAGGACTCTCAGCAGTTCAAGGATGCTTCTCAAATTCTTGTAGACTCTTTGCAAAAG tttgcaGATGAGATGTTTAATCTGTATGGTGGGAATGCAGTAGTAGAAGTGGTGGCTGTGAAGGAGTTTAACTCTCCCCTCTCAAGGAAGACTCGCTCCATTCTCCAGGCTTCACAG agTCAGAAAGAAAATCCATATAACCTTGCCTATCCATATAACTACGACTACTCTGTAATCTTCAACATTATTCTGTGGATGATGATAGGTCTTGCTTTAGCTGTGATAGTTATCTCCTACAACCTCTGGAACATGGATCCTGGCTATGACAGCATTATTTATAGGATGACAAATCAGAAGATAAGAATGGATTGA